A DNA window from Pseudomonadota bacterium contains the following coding sequences:
- a CDS encoding MFS transporter gives MRLLPLIIAILVNFSMGSFYAWSVLVAPLEQAIGATRSDISLAYSVAFVTMTVGMFVTHSLLRIASLPYLIFVVFTIAGAGMAISGYFEALWSLLVGYGILFGFALGVAYFLAMTAASLDLPVRASIALSVSMSAFAGGGLVWPPIFAAIIDWQGPHAVLLLFAIYLVVIGVVAGLLMHVARPAAHAGADEGGGLFSELLTRTPRTFILLWAGFICIAFAALMSIGHAAGIAVDYGFPIDQAYLAPMLTNFVYIGCALSAGIICDWLTGRRVLIGIAMLTAIPLLSLYFVPSATVSILALAMVGGAFGASASAYPVTVAGYYGVAGLPRVYGRLASAFGLAGLLGPSAAGVLYDWQGGYESAVLIAGILAVIGVVALWFLPKIKSPSAAV, from the coding sequence ATGCGCCTGCTCCCCCTGATTATTGCAATCCTGGTCAACTTCTCGATGGGCTCCTTCTATGCATGGAGTGTATTGGTTGCGCCGCTTGAGCAAGCTATCGGTGCCACCCGGTCCGACATCAGTTTGGCCTATTCGGTTGCATTTGTAACAATGACGGTGGGCATGTTCGTCACGCACAGTCTGCTGCGCATCGCCTCCCTCCCCTATTTGATTTTTGTTGTCTTTACTATCGCCGGGGCGGGAATGGCGATATCGGGATATTTCGAGGCGCTTTGGAGTTTGCTGGTCGGCTATGGAATCCTGTTCGGGTTTGCCCTCGGCGTGGCCTATTTTCTGGCGATGACGGCGGCTAGCTTGGACCTGCCGGTGCGCGCCAGTATTGCGCTTAGCGTGAGCATGTCGGCGTTCGCCGGCGGCGGTCTGGTGTGGCCGCCGATCTTCGCAGCGATCATAGACTGGCAGGGACCGCATGCGGTGCTTCTGCTGTTTGCCATTTATCTTGTCGTGATCGGCGTCGTCGCCGGGCTGTTGATGCATGTCGCGCGCCCAGCGGCCCATGCCGGCGCGGATGAGGGCGGTGGCCTGTTCAGCGAACTTCTCACCCGCACCCCGCGGACATTCATTTTGTTGTGGGCGGGATTCATCTGTATTGCCTTTGCCGCGTTGATGTCGATCGGCCATGCGGCGGGTATCGCTGTCGATTACGGATTTCCCATCGATCAGGCCTATTTGGCGCCGATGTTGACCAACTTTGTGTATATCGGCTGCGCGCTTTCTGCCGGAATTATCTGTGATTGGCTGACCGGCCGGCGCGTGCTGATCGGCATTGCTATGCTCACGGCGATTCCGCTGTTGTCACTTTACTTCGTGCCTTCGGCAACGGTGAGCATCCTCGCACTTGCCATGGTGGGCGGCGCTTTCGGCGCCAGCGCTTCGGCCTATCCGGTGACAGTCGCCGGATATTACGGTGTTGCCGGTCTGCCTCGCGTATACGGGCGCCTTGCCTCGGCTTTCGGACTTGCCGGCCTGCTCGGCCCGTCCGCCGCCGGTGTGCTCTATGATTGGCAAGGGGGGTATGAATCCGCCGTCCTCATCGCCGGTATTTTGGCGGTGATCGGCGTTGTAGCCCTATGGTTCCTGCCCAAAATAAAATCACCGTCAGCCGCGGTATAG
- a CDS encoding phenylacetate--CoA ligase family protein: protein MTEAAGQAPAESLAGIAWPRLPGTNPAALATVLAQFKPAQWLPAETLRANQFLQLHSLLSYAQKNVPYYAQKITPELFDPMFALTIETWRQLPILSRTDIQDNAADLLSRNIPASHLPLGESQTSGSTGQPVKVISTAATSIFWSAVTMRDHYWNQRDFSGKLCSIRAIAADSGTVAKGKDHPNWGWPAANFYRTGPAAVLSLGTNIGAQAGWLLERNPEYLLTYPANLAALVEHFHASGAALTNLKEIRTVGEMVSPALRDQCRETWGVSIVDVYSSQEVGYMALQCPESGLFHTQSETMMVEVLDDAGNPTPPGDVGRVVVTGLHNFAMPLIRYEIRDYAEPGEPCPCGRGLPTIRRVVGRLRNMLVLPNGDKRWPLTGFHDFRDIAPIRQYQLVQKNLELLEVRFVADRPLAVAEEDKLRSVIQNALGHPFEIFFRYFDEMPKTAGGKFEEFNSEISAPPLPA, encoded by the coding sequence GTGACTGAAGCGGCCGGGCAGGCACCAGCGGAATCGCTTGCCGGAATTGCATGGCCGCGGCTGCCGGGCACAAACCCTGCCGCGCTTGCTACGGTTCTGGCACAATTCAAACCAGCCCAATGGTTGCCGGCGGAGACCCTGCGCGCCAACCAATTTCTACAGCTTCATTCGTTGTTGTCCTACGCCCAGAAAAACGTGCCCTATTACGCGCAAAAAATCACGCCGGAACTGTTCGATCCGATGTTCGCGCTAACAATCGAAACTTGGCGGCAACTTCCAATACTCAGCCGTACGGACATTCAGGATAACGCCGCCGATCTTCTCAGCCGCAACATTCCAGCGTCACATTTACCGCTCGGTGAATCGCAAACATCGGGCTCAACCGGCCAGCCAGTTAAGGTCATCAGTACCGCCGCCACGAGCATTTTCTGGTCTGCCGTCACGATGCGCGATCATTATTGGAACCAGCGCGATTTCTCCGGCAAGCTGTGCTCGATCCGTGCCATCGCCGCCGATAGCGGAACCGTCGCCAAGGGCAAGGATCACCCCAATTGGGGATGGCCCGCCGCCAATTTTTATCGCACCGGTCCCGCGGCGGTATTGAGTCTCGGCACCAACATCGGCGCACAAGCCGGATGGTTGTTGGAGCGTAATCCCGAATATCTGCTGACCTACCCGGCCAATCTGGCGGCGCTGGTAGAGCATTTCCACGCCAGCGGTGCGGCGCTGACGAACCTCAAAGAAATCCGCACCGTCGGGGAGATGGTCTCCCCCGCGTTGCGCGATCAATGCCGCGAAACATGGGGCGTTTCAATTGTCGATGTCTATAGCTCTCAGGAAGTCGGCTATATGGCGTTGCAATGCCCCGAGAGCGGGCTGTTCCACACCCAAAGCGAGACCATGATGGTCGAAGTTCTCGATGACGCCGGCAATCCCACGCCGCCCGGCGATGTCGGACGCGTTGTCGTCACCGGCCTGCATAATTTCGCCATGCCGCTGATCCGCTATGAAATTCGCGATTATGCCGAACCCGGCGAGCCGTGCCCGTGCGGCCGCGGATTGCCGACCATCCGGCGCGTCGTCGGCCGGCTGCGCAATATGTTGGTTCTGCCCAATGGCGATAAACGCTGGCCGCTCACGGGATTTCACGATTTTCGCGATATTGCCCCGATCCGGCAGTATCAGCTCGTGCAGAAAAACCTGGAATTGCTGGAAGTGCGCTTCGTCGCCGACCGTCCACTCGCGGTGGCGGAGGAGGACAAGCTGCGCTCGGTGATCCAGAATGCGCTCGGCCACCCGTTCGAAATCTTTTTCCGATATTTCGATGAGATGCCGAAGACGGCGGGCGGCAAATTCGAGGAATTCAATTCCGAAATTAGCGCGCCACCTCTGCCGGCATAG
- a CDS encoding class I SAM-dependent methyltransferase yields the protein MKPLDHWGKAARQWHKVGQPLKPTTEDIRALELFIRHSNVARPRVLLLGVTPEIAAMDWPAGTRLLAVDRSIDMIKYAWAGANAAEVYVACADWCELPLADSSRDIIVGDGCMLVFDYPHGFRRALESFRRVLTPGGLLSHRFFLRPEQGEPPAAVFDDLFAGRIKNFHVFKWRLAMWLHGDIEDGVRLGDVWDCWHDAVPDANALSESLNWQLETISSIDYYRDSDTRFIFPTLEEVRRARLPYFKEVRCYVPKYECGERFQTLLFEAL from the coding sequence GTGAAACCGCTCGATCATTGGGGCAAGGCCGCCCGCCAGTGGCATAAGGTCGGACAGCCCCTCAAGCCGACAACCGAAGATATTCGGGCTTTGGAACTATTCATCCGGCACAGCAATGTGGCACGGCCTCGGGTCCTGTTGCTCGGCGTGACCCCTGAAATCGCCGCGATGGATTGGCCTGCCGGAACTCGCCTGTTGGCTGTGGATCGCTCAATTGACATGATCAAATATGCTTGGGCTGGAGCAAACGCCGCCGAGGTCTACGTCGCCTGTGCTGATTGGTGCGAACTTCCGCTCGCCGACAGTTCGCGCGACATAATTGTGGGTGACGGGTGCATGTTGGTATTCGACTACCCGCATGGTTTTCGGCGCGCGCTTGAATCTTTCCGTCGGGTGTTAACGCCGGGAGGTTTGCTGTCGCACCGATTTTTTTTGCGGCCAGAACAGGGAGAGCCGCCGGCGGCGGTGTTCGATGATCTCTTCGCCGGTCGAATTAAAAATTTTCATGTGTTCAAATGGCGCCTCGCCATGTGGTTGCATGGCGATATAGAAGACGGTGTGCGCCTCGGAGACGTCTGGGATTGTTGGCATGATGCCGTACCTGACGCCAACGCCTTGTCGGAAAGCCTCAATTGGCAGTTGGAGACGATCAGCAGCATAGATTACTACCGGGATTCTGATACGCGATTTATCTTTCCCACTCTTGAAGAGGTGCGGCGTGCCCGATTGCCCTATTTTAAAGAAGTACGCTGCTATGTACCGAAGTATGAGTGCGGCGAGCGTTTTCAAACCTTGTTATTTGAAGCCCTGTGA